In the genome of Vicia villosa cultivar HV-30 ecotype Madison, WI linkage group LG7, Vvil1.0, whole genome shotgun sequence, one region contains:
- the LOC131618883 gene encoding uncharacterized protein LOC131618883 — MEVVFRVREQEARYAKLAERQMDLTRYPHHPTMERESSPETPQAYEHLDDDMYVAEQDSEPDTPPGYYEYGHIPVDYLEPEYEPTPEDDHVPEYEPLPEDEPIPKYEPETPTGSQEIQSEDMTDVKPEQQQPAASAESVAPRNAPPRIEHAPNQNTHGQAIDALQHEVQHIRNETCPNQYMRENHSPRLGDARLHLCGTTHLHVTDRRRTSPYPVPQQTACLRRASPKGSSCSASLTTQRHHFSL; from the exons atggaagttgtatTCCGTGTTAGAGAACAAGAGGCGAGATATGCTAAGCTAGCTGAGagacaaatggatttgactcgCTATCCTCACCACCCGACTATGGAAAG AGAGTCATCTCCAGAAACaccacaagcttatgaacatttagaTGATGACATGTATGTAGCAGAACAAGATTCTgaacctgacactcctcctggatactatgaatATGGACATATACCCGTAGATTATCTTGAACCTGAATACGAACCTACGCCTGAGGATGATCATGTGCCGGAATATGAGCCtctacctgaagatgaacccattcctaagtatgagcctgagactcctacTGGTTCACAAGAAATTCAATCTGAAGACATGACTGACGTCAAGCCTGAACAACAACAACCTGCTGCATCCGCTGAATCAGTGGCCCCAAGAAATGCTCCTCCGAGGATCGAGCATGCTCCTAATCAGAACACGCATGGGCAAGCCATCGATGCACTGCAACATGAAGTCCAACATATACGCAACGA AACCTGTCCAAACCAGTACATGCGTGAAAACCACTCCCCTaggctaggagacgcacgtctccacctctgtgggaccaCCCATCTGCATGTTacggacaggagacgcacgtctccatatcctgtcccccagcagactgcCTGCCTGAGACGCGCATCTCCCAAGGGCAGCAGCTGCTCTGCTTCGTTGACCACGCAGAGGCATCACTTCTCCCTctaa